A window from Nitrospirota bacterium encodes these proteins:
- a CDS encoding FAD:protein FMN transferase yields the protein MGTLVTITAVAPTEAAAQAAVAAGFREVHRLEELLSTWISTSELSQVNAAAGWNPVKVSPETFTVLKRSLELATLTEGGFNIAVGPAVEAWSVTDQARIPDDAELQALRPLVDLSHIQLDETAGTVFLSKPGMRIDVGGIGKGYAADLVVQVMQRAGAVAGVVALSGDIKTFGWLPDGSRFPVGIKHPRKEGAVLAWVELHDEAISTAGDYERFFERDGVRYHHILDPATLHPARNCQSVTVIAREGTMADGLDTGIFVLGPERGMALVERLPDVEAVIVDQEGRVLVSSGLQGRVRLVSESN from the coding sequence ATGGGTACGCTGGTCACGATCACGGCGGTGGCGCCGACGGAAGCCGCGGCGCAGGCGGCCGTCGCCGCGGGTTTTCGTGAAGTGCATCGATTGGAGGAACTGTTGAGCACCTGGATCTCCACCAGCGAGCTGTCTCAGGTCAACGCCGCCGCAGGGTGGAATCCTGTCAAGGTGAGTCCTGAGACCTTTACGGTCCTGAAACGCTCGCTCGAACTCGCGACGCTCACAGAAGGCGGATTCAACATCGCCGTCGGTCCGGCTGTGGAGGCGTGGAGCGTGACGGACCAGGCGCGTATCCCCGACGATGCGGAGCTACAGGCGCTGCGGCCGCTCGTCGATCTTTCGCACATTCAGTTAGATGAGACCGCCGGCACAGTGTTCTTGTCCAAACCTGGCATGCGGATAGACGTCGGAGGGATCGGGAAAGGCTACGCTGCGGACCTGGTCGTCCAGGTCATGCAACGAGCCGGCGCCGTTGCGGGTGTTGTGGCACTTTCAGGAGACATTAAAACGTTCGGATGGTTGCCGGACGGATCGCGATTTCCCGTGGGAATCAAGCACCCGAGGAAAGAGGGGGCGGTGTTGGCTTGGGTCGAGCTTCACGATGAGGCGATTTCTACAGCCGGCGATTATGAGCGGTTCTTCGAGCGGGACGGGGTCCGCTATCATCATATCCTCGATCCCGCCACCCTTCATCCGGCGCGAAACTGCCAAAGCGTGACGGTGATCGCGCGCGAGGGCACGATGGCGGATGGATTGGATACCGGCATTTTCGTGCTCGGACCCGAACGGGGCATGGCGCTCGTCGAACGGCTCCCCGATGTCGAAGCGGTGATCGTAGACCAGGAGGGACGGGTACTGGTGTCGTCCGGCCTCCAGGGGCGGGTGCGCCTCGTGTCAGAGTCGAACTGA
- a CDS encoding sigma-54 dependent transcriptional regulator — MRATIFVIDDEPAIRSAIVKRLSRRNHRVVGFESGEDLMKGLEQDQPDLVLLDLKMTGMSGLDALKRLRSLAPHALVIMLTAYGTIQDAVEAMKQGAYDFLIKTVDLEGIDPVVERALEFLTLRRRVEIEREDEDGQYALSNLVAHSPAMRQLLAQVRDVAANPKATILLQGETGTGKEFLARVLHHNGPRAAGPFVGVNCTAIPKDLFESELFGYERGAFTGANQRKLGLLEKAEGGTLFLDEIGDLDLSTQAKLLRVLQERSFRRLGGTDDITVDFRLMTATNRDLKQQVAKGIFREDLYFRLNVVTFDLPPLRKRVEDIIPLALRAVVRFAKDFGRDVQDIEPDARALLERYAYPGNIRELHNIIERAMILCHGKALTVGCLPRELHETSSQTAVAVSQGDQQLVRVEMVLGKQSLADVESAIIEEVIRLAGHNKSLAAKYLGLTRFSLDRRLKKIEEE; from the coding sequence ATGCGCGCGACCATCTTTGTCATCGACGATGAACCGGCCATCCGGTCGGCGATCGTGAAACGGCTGTCCCGCCGCAATCATCGCGTGGTGGGATTTGAGTCCGGAGAGGACTTGATGAAAGGCCTTGAACAGGACCAACCTGATCTCGTGCTGCTGGATCTGAAAATGACCGGCATGAGCGGGCTCGATGCCTTAAAGCGCCTGCGTTCGCTGGCCCCCCATGCGCTGGTGATCATGCTCACGGCCTATGGGACCATACAGGACGCGGTCGAGGCGATGAAGCAGGGTGCCTACGATTTCCTCATCAAGACCGTCGACCTGGAAGGGATCGATCCGGTGGTGGAACGGGCGTTGGAATTCCTGACCCTTCGCCGGCGTGTGGAAATCGAACGGGAGGATGAGGACGGTCAGTATGCGCTGTCGAACCTCGTAGCGCACAGCCCGGCGATGCGGCAGTTGCTGGCCCAGGTGCGCGACGTGGCAGCGAATCCGAAAGCCACGATCTTGCTTCAGGGAGAGACCGGCACCGGCAAGGAGTTTCTCGCGCGGGTCCTTCATCATAACGGACCCCGGGCAGCCGGACCCTTCGTCGGCGTCAATTGCACCGCGATTCCGAAAGACCTGTTCGAGAGCGAACTCTTCGGCTACGAACGCGGCGCGTTTACCGGGGCCAACCAACGGAAACTCGGGTTGTTGGAGAAGGCCGAAGGCGGCACGCTGTTTCTGGATGAGATCGGGGACCTCGATCTCTCCACGCAGGCGAAGCTGCTCCGTGTGCTTCAGGAGCGGTCGTTCAGACGGCTGGGAGGAACGGATGACATTACGGTGGATTTCCGCTTGATGACGGCCACCAATCGCGACCTCAAACAGCAGGTCGCCAAGGGCATATTTCGTGAAGATCTCTACTTTCGGTTGAACGTGGTCACCTTCGATCTGCCTCCGTTGCGGAAGCGCGTCGAAGACATCATTCCACTCGCACTTCGCGCGGTCGTTCGGTTCGCGAAAGACTTCGGCAGGGACGTGCAGGACATCGAGCCGGACGCCCGAGCATTGTTGGAGCGATACGCCTATCCGGGCAATATCCGTGAGCTGCACAACATCATCGAACGGGCCATGATTCTCTGCCATGGGAAGGCGTTGACCGTGGGGTGTCTCCCGCGCGAGTTACACGAAACCTCATCGCAGACGGCGGTGGCGGTGAGCCAAGGCGATCAGCAACTCGTGCGCGTGGAGATGGTGCTGGGAAAACAATCCCTGGCCGATGTGGAGTCGGCGATCATCGAGGAGGTCATCCGGCTGGCAGGACACAACAAAAGCCTGGCGGCCAAGTACCTTGGCCTTACCCGGTTTTCGCTTGACCGTCGGTTGAAGAAAATCGAAGAAGAATAA
- a CDS encoding ATP-binding protein, with the protein MRRLLRLFSDLPIARKLFLASVIPVVAVALLSVVTYRTVITFSEDEEQLNTTYFVQRRAAEYMRLILDLETGFRGFVLTKKEEFLYPFRAAQDRVLSVGRSLEQMLQGQEEQQQLIFRVQDLVQRLIREKDELIKAIKAGHSEDARHYVEAGRGRMLMSSIRQEMARFDRLEQDALNRRLARIYPDRFSMLMVILGGGVLAIALMLLTLHMIARSITAPLASLAKAAGSSSAGFVPSLPVLERGDEIGDLTRVMHAMSAQIRDHLEKVEKSEAELRALNVVLSASESKYRSLVDHAPFGIFTTKGMAMVFSNRYNRILAGLDPDGEGDPEAIRQAYHPEDRERVLSEFAKAVEEECPYETVFRFLHKDGTVRKVLSRLIPIRDGDGRVVMYQGFNVDITALDEMQARLHRAERLATLGQVAAGIAHEIRNPLVGIGSTTSLLLEDTKAADPRRPDLEVILRETRRLDRIVNQIIDYARPRSIAPVLVVLPDLVQEVVKLLAVPITEKRLEVRSCLPPTLPPLQADRDQIKQVLINLIQNAIEASAEGGSLSLTTFESARGQEAGIAITVIDKGVGIAAEALPHMFEPFFTSGKHRGTGLGLAICRNIIDAHGGDIQLTSQLGEGTTVRIWLPMRQLPRVVEA; encoded by the coding sequence ATGCGACGGCTTCTGCGGTTGTTCAGCGACCTGCCGATCGCCCGAAAGCTCTTTCTCGCGTCCGTCATTCCCGTCGTGGCGGTCGCGCTGCTCAGCGTTGTCACCTACCGGACCGTGATTACCTTTTCAGAGGACGAGGAACAGCTCAACACCACCTATTTCGTCCAACGGCGAGCGGCCGAATACATGCGGCTCATCCTTGACCTTGAGACGGGTTTCCGGGGCTTCGTCCTGACGAAAAAGGAAGAGTTTCTCTATCCGTTTCGCGCCGCCCAGGATCGCGTGTTGTCCGTGGGGAGGTCCCTTGAGCAAATGTTGCAAGGGCAGGAAGAGCAACAACAGCTCATCTTTCGGGTGCAGGATTTGGTACAGCGGTTGATCAGGGAAAAAGATGAACTCATCAAAGCCATCAAAGCCGGCCATTCCGAGGATGCGCGCCATTACGTCGAGGCGGGCCGGGGGCGGATGCTCATGAGCAGCATCCGTCAAGAAATGGCTCGTTTCGACCGGTTGGAGCAAGACGCGCTGAACCGTCGGCTCGCGAGGATCTACCCAGACCGTTTCTCCATGCTCATGGTGATCCTGGGCGGCGGTGTTCTCGCGATCGCGCTTATGCTGTTGACGCTGCACATGATCGCGAGATCGATCACGGCTCCCCTCGCCAGCCTGGCCAAAGCGGCCGGATCGTCATCGGCGGGGTTCGTGCCGTCGCTGCCGGTGCTGGAGCGAGGCGACGAAATCGGCGACCTGACCCGCGTGATGCACGCGATGAGCGCGCAGATCAGGGATCACTTGGAGAAGGTCGAGAAATCGGAAGCCGAACTCCGGGCGTTGAACGTGGTCTTGTCCGCCTCGGAATCCAAGTATCGCAGCCTGGTCGACCACGCTCCCTTCGGCATTTTTACGACGAAGGGCATGGCCATGGTGTTCAGCAACCGATACAACCGTATCTTAGCGGGCCTTGATCCGGATGGGGAAGGTGATCCCGAAGCCATCCGGCAGGCCTACCATCCTGAAGATCGGGAGCGGGTTCTCTCGGAATTTGCAAAAGCGGTCGAAGAAGAGTGCCCGTACGAAACCGTGTTTCGCTTTCTTCATAAGGACGGCACGGTCCGCAAGGTGCTCAGCCGGCTGATTCCCATCCGCGACGGCGACGGTCGAGTGGTCATGTATCAGGGCTTCAATGTGGACATCACGGCCTTGGATGAAATGCAGGCCAGGTTGCACCGCGCCGAGCGGCTTGCCACGTTGGGGCAGGTCGCCGCCGGCATCGCGCATGAGATCAGGAATCCGCTGGTCGGCATTGGCTCCACCACCTCGCTGCTGCTGGAGGATACGAAGGCGGCCGACCCCCGGCGGCCGGATCTGGAAGTCATCCTGCGGGAAACACGGCGGCTGGATCGGATCGTCAATCAGATCATCGATTACGCGAGACCCCGTTCGATCGCGCCGGTGCTGGTTGTCCTGCCCGACTTGGTTCAGGAGGTTGTGAAACTGCTCGCCGTTCCGATTACGGAGAAGCGCCTGGAGGTGCGCAGTTGTCTGCCTCCGACGCTGCCGCCGCTTCAGGCCGACCGCGACCAGATTAAGCAAGTACTCATCAACCTCATTCAGAACGCGATCGAAGCCTCCGCGGAAGGCGGATCGCTCAGTTTGACCACCTTCGAGTCGGCCCGTGGGCAAGAGGCCGGCATCGCGATCACCGTGATCGACAAGGGTGTCGGCATCGCCGCCGAAGCCCTGCCCCACATGTTCGAGCCCTTCTTCACGAGCGGGAAACACCGCGGAACCGGCCTGGGACTGGCCATCTGCCGGAACATCATTGACGCCCACGGCGGCGACATCCAGCTCACCAGCCAACTGGGGGAGGGAACGACTGTGCGAATCTGGCTTCCCATGCGCCAACTGCCGCGGGTCGTGGAGGCCTAG